In one Photobacterium swingsii genomic region, the following are encoded:
- a CDS encoding MarR family winged helix-turn-helix transcriptional regulator — MQLKTSLEHIERYSAKLWRLHCKENKNEISLSFNEYDYLKVIQYADEPMRLTDIATKLEVSKPSASAMIVRLEKRGLIARLACPEDARVNHVVLTDKAKVELDHDDAIYANFSDEIAGALSPQEYQQLESLLAKLFTKLTI, encoded by the coding sequence ATGCAGCTAAAAACATCGTTAGAACACATTGAACGCTATAGCGCCAAGCTGTGGCGATTACATTGCAAAGAAAATAAAAATGAGATTTCACTGAGTTTCAATGAATACGATTATCTCAAAGTGATTCAGTATGCCGATGAGCCAATGCGCTTGACGGATATCGCAACAAAATTAGAAGTGAGTAAACCATCGGCTAGCGCCATGATAGTGCGCCTTGAAAAGCGGGGCTTGATAGCCCGATTAGCATGTCCCGAGGATGCACGCGTGAATCATGTTGTGCTAACGGATAAAGCCAAGGTGGAACTCGACCATGATGATGCTATTTATGCCAATTTCTCAGATGAAATAGCGGGCGCATTATCCCCACAAGAATACCAGCAGCTTGAATCGCTCTTAGCGAAGTTGTTTACCAAGTTGACGATATAA
- a CDS encoding amidohydrolase, with translation MMFKKTLLALSFAAASLASTSSFATENVDLLIQNATVLTMNQDRQIFDNGLVAIKGNKIVAVTDGSDIKEYQAKRTINADGDIVMPGLINTHTHVSMTVFRSLADDVPDRLHRYIFPLEKELVSREMVRIGARLGNIEMLKGGVTTYADMYYFEDEVAKTVDEIGMRAVLGESVIKFPVADAANAEEGIQYALNFIKEYKDHPRITPAFAPHAPYTNTTEILQKIAKLSLEHDVPVMIHLAESERENEVIAKRSNGKTPIEYMADIGALTHKLVGAHVINASDSDLDLLKKHDVGVAHNMSANIKSAKGVAPVTKMLEKDIRVGLGTDGPMSGNTLSTIDEFNQVAKVHKLINHDRAAMPPQQVIEMATIGAARALHMEDTIGSLEDGKLADIIIVDTKAPNMVPMYNPYSALVYSAYAMNVKHTIVDGKILMQDRSMTTIDENEVRQEAQAFADKVRKTVIASGETVQ, from the coding sequence ATCATGTTCAAAAAAACACTGCTAGCCCTTTCCTTTGCAGCCGCTTCGCTTGCAAGTACATCAAGCTTCGCAACTGAAAACGTTGATCTTCTTATTCAAAATGCAACGGTTCTAACCATGAACCAAGATCGCCAAATTTTTGATAATGGCTTGGTCGCAATTAAAGGCAACAAAATTGTTGCAGTGACTGACGGCAGCGACATTAAAGAGTATCAAGCTAAGCGCACCATCAATGCTGACGGTGATATTGTGATGCCAGGTTTGATCAATACTCACACTCACGTCTCAATGACAGTTTTCCGTTCATTAGCCGATGATGTGCCAGATCGCCTGCACAGATACATTTTCCCACTAGAGAAAGAGTTGGTGTCTCGTGAGATGGTTCGCATCGGTGCACGCCTTGGTAACATTGAAATGCTTAAAGGTGGCGTTACTACTTATGCCGACATGTACTACTTCGAAGATGAAGTAGCAAAAACAGTCGATGAAATTGGCATGCGTGCTGTTTTAGGTGAATCTGTTATCAAATTCCCTGTTGCTGATGCAGCAAACGCAGAAGAAGGCATCCAGTACGCACTTAACTTTATTAAAGAATACAAAGATCACCCGCGTATTACGCCTGCATTTGCACCACATGCACCGTACACCAACACCACAGAAATCTTACAAAAAATTGCAAAACTTTCGCTAGAACATGACGTACCTGTAATGATCCACCTTGCAGAGTCTGAGCGTGAAAATGAAGTGATTGCGAAACGTAGTAACGGCAAAACACCAATTGAATACATGGCAGACATTGGCGCGTTAACGCATAAATTAGTGGGCGCGCATGTGATCAATGCGTCTGACAGCGATTTAGATTTGTTGAAAAAACACGATGTGGGTGTTGCGCACAACATGAGTGCTAACATCAAATCAGCAAAAGGTGTTGCACCTGTTACCAAGATGCTAGAAAAAGACATTCGTGTGGGCTTGGGCACCGATGGTCCTATGTCGGGTAACACACTGAGCACCATTGATGAGTTCAACCAAGTGGCTAAAGTTCATAAGTTGATCAACCATGACCGCGCTGCTATGCCACCACAACAAGTGATCGAAATGGCAACGATCGGCGCTGCGCGTGCCTTGCATATGGAAGACACGATTGGCTCACTTGAAGACGGTAAGCTCGCTGATATCATTATTGTGGACACAAAAGCACCAAACATGGTGCCTATGTATAACCCATACTCTGCATTGGTTTACTCTGCTTACGCCATGAATGTGAAACACACCATCGTAGACGGTAAAATCCTAATGCAAGATCGTTCTATGACAACGATTGATGAGAATGAAGTGCGTCAGGAAGCCCAAGCGTTCGCCGATAAAGTTCGTAAAACCGTTATCGCAAGTGGCGAGACTGTGCAATAA
- the msrP gene encoding protein-methionine-sulfoxide reductase catalytic subunit MsrP gives MKLIKKPRWAINENDVTPETVYKQRRDILKKLGITLATLPIASQAQAGIFDIFSDKKEASPALDKRIVLNATKPQQYQAPLSLTPEDKILKYNNFYEFGTDKASPAELASNFVTDPWKVEIDGMVNSPLTLDYDDLFKKFTLEERIYRLRCVEAWSMNVPWIGFPLADLIKLAAPKSDAKYVAFETLYDPKQMPGQASRRLGGGIDYPYVEGLRLDEAMNPLTLVAVGLYGKNLAPQNGAPLRLVVPWKYGFKSIKSIVRIRLTDKQPPTTWNQLAANEYGFYANVNPQVDHPRWSQASERFIGEGSLFSSRRQPTTMFNGYQEEVASLYKGMDLRKNY, from the coding sequence ATGAAATTAATCAAGAAGCCTCGATGGGCCATCAATGAAAACGACGTCACCCCAGAGACTGTCTATAAGCAGCGTCGCGATATTCTAAAAAAACTTGGGATCACGTTAGCAACCTTGCCAATCGCAAGCCAAGCACAGGCTGGGATCTTTGATATTTTTTCAGATAAAAAAGAGGCCTCGCCAGCCCTCGATAAACGCATCGTGCTTAATGCCACCAAGCCTCAACAATACCAAGCGCCTTTATCGTTAACACCTGAAGACAAAATATTGAAATACAATAACTTCTATGAATTTGGCACAGACAAAGCCTCGCCAGCCGAATTAGCCAGTAACTTTGTTACCGACCCATGGAAGGTCGAAATTGATGGCATGGTTAACTCACCACTAACGCTGGACTACGATGATTTATTCAAAAAATTCACATTAGAAGAGCGTATTTACCGCCTGCGCTGCGTGGAAGCTTGGTCAATGAATGTCCCATGGATTGGTTTTCCTCTTGCGGATTTGATTAAACTTGCCGCCCCCAAAAGTGATGCTAAGTATGTCGCCTTTGAGACCCTATACGATCCAAAACAAATGCCAGGACAAGCCTCTCGCCGTTTAGGAGGTGGAATTGATTACCCTTATGTTGAAGGCCTTCGTTTAGATGAGGCCATGAACCCATTAACCTTAGTTGCCGTTGGTTTGTATGGGAAAAACCTTGCGCCACAAAACGGTGCCCCACTCCGCCTTGTTGTTCCTTGGAAGTACGGCTTTAAGAGCATTAAATCCATCGTCAGGATCAGGCTTACAGACAAGCAACCACCAACAACTTGGAATCAACTCGCCGCGAATGAATACGGCTTCTACGCCAACGTCAATCCTCAAGTTGATCATCCACGCTGGAGCCAAGCAAGTGAGCGTTTTATCGGTGAAGGCAGTTTATTCAGTAGCCGCAGACAGCCCACAACCATGTTTAATGGTTATCAAGAAGAAGTGGCCAGTTTGTATAAAGGCATGGATTTAAGGAAAAATTACTAA
- a CDS encoding MATE family efflux transporter produces MQDMQQMVKPTESITRQFWRYTLPTIAAMLVNGLYQVVDGIFIGRYVGAQGLAAINVAWPIIGTVLGIGLMIGVGTGALCSVSKGEGDHNKAQRILSTGFIFLLIASIAASLILFRFGHDLLVLQGATGEVLALGHQYISVLAFAVIFAFGSIAVPFLLRNDGRPNFATGLMVLGAIANIALDYVLIAWFQWELMGAAIATAISQSLVTLIGLGYFFTNKADLRLTRKTLSFSLAHCRGIAWIGLSSFFMYAYGSFMVALHNVQFIKYGEVTMVGAYAILGYIVTVYYLVAEGVAGGMQPLVSYNHGAGNQSNIRKALKLGMVVSVVVGVLFVILVNIAPYQFASIFNSEDSALIDHTVLGLRLHLFAMFLDGFLVVAAAYYQSVGKGSKSLFVTIGNMLVQLPFLFLLPMWFGAEGVWLALPLSNIALSSVVGIMLYRDIKQLDALHLAKHAEHGANASEARAETVA; encoded by the coding sequence ATGCAAGATATGCAACAGATGGTTAAACCGACAGAGTCTATTACACGTCAATTCTGGCGTTACACATTGCCAACCATAGCCGCAATGTTAGTGAATGGCCTATATCAAGTGGTCGATGGTATTTTTATCGGTCGATATGTGGGGGCACAAGGTTTAGCAGCGATTAACGTGGCGTGGCCTATTATTGGTACCGTACTGGGTATTGGCCTAATGATTGGTGTAGGTACGGGGGCTTTATGCTCGGTAAGTAAAGGCGAGGGTGATCACAACAAAGCACAGCGTATTCTATCGACTGGCTTTATCTTTTTATTGATTGCAAGTATCGCGGCGTCGTTGATCTTGTTTCGTTTTGGTCATGATTTGCTTGTTTTGCAAGGTGCGACTGGTGAAGTGCTTGCATTGGGCCATCAATATATCTCGGTACTCGCATTTGCCGTGATCTTTGCTTTTGGTTCGATTGCCGTGCCGTTTTTGCTACGTAACGACGGTCGTCCTAATTTTGCAACAGGATTGATGGTACTGGGTGCGATTGCGAATATTGCATTGGATTATGTGTTGATTGCTTGGTTTCAGTGGGAGCTCATGGGGGCTGCGATTGCAACGGCTATCTCTCAGAGCCTAGTGACCTTAATTGGCCTTGGGTACTTTTTTACTAACAAAGCAGATTTGCGTTTAACACGAAAAACATTGTCATTCTCGCTAGCGCATTGCCGCGGCATTGCATGGATTGGGCTATCGAGCTTCTTCATGTATGCATACGGCAGTTTTATGGTAGCGCTTCACAACGTACAGTTTATTAAATACGGTGAAGTCACTATGGTGGGGGCATATGCGATCCTTGGTTACATTGTCACGGTTTATTATTTAGTGGCTGAAGGTGTTGCGGGTGGTATGCAGCCATTAGTGAGCTATAACCACGGTGCCGGTAATCAAAGCAATATCCGCAAAGCATTGAAACTGGGTATGGTTGTGTCTGTTGTTGTGGGTGTGTTATTCGTTATTTTAGTGAATATTGCCCCGTATCAATTTGCGAGCATTTTTAATAGTGAGGACAGTGCGCTGATCGACCATACGGTACTGGGATTGCGTCTGCACTTATTTGCCATGTTCCTTGATGGCTTCTTAGTGGTTGCCGCGGCTTACTACCAGTCAGTCGGGAAAGGCTCGAAGTCACTGTTTGTCACTATTGGCAATATGCTGGTTCAGCTGCCTTTCTTGTTCTTACTGCCTATGTGGTTCGGGGCAGAAGGAGTATGGTTAGCGCTACCATTATCAAATATTGCATTAAGCAGTGTCGTTGGCATTATGCTGTATCGAGATATAAAGCAGCTTGATGCGCTACATCTAGCTAAAC
- the msrQ gene encoding protein-methionine-sulfoxide reductase heme-binding subunit MsrQ, translating to MRLTPNHIFYLKLAIHTISLGFVGLLVGLVITEGLGADPVQGLSHFTGKAALNTLIITMLISPIAKHFKQAALIKVRRVIGLYSFFWAGLHLLSYITLDLGFDWGLIGSEIVSRPYLAIGAISWAILFLLTLTSNQYLQRQLGKRWQTLHNTVYIALVLSPIHYYWSVKSGIIEPAIYIGISILLLALRWKTFKRWLPQTATRKNVTAN from the coding sequence ATGCGATTAACCCCCAATCATATTTTTTACCTCAAGTTGGCTATCCATACTATCTCGCTTGGTTTTGTCGGGTTATTGGTAGGGTTAGTCATCACTGAAGGATTGGGGGCCGACCCAGTCCAAGGGCTCAGCCACTTTACAGGTAAAGCCGCCCTTAACACCTTAATTATTACCATGCTGATTTCACCAATCGCTAAGCACTTTAAGCAAGCGGCCTTGATAAAAGTACGCAGAGTGATTGGCTTATACAGCTTCTTTTGGGCTGGTCTTCATTTACTGAGTTACATCACACTCGACCTTGGCTTTGACTGGGGGTTAATCGGCAGTGAAATTGTCAGCCGCCCATACCTTGCCATTGGTGCTATCAGCTGGGCTATTTTATTCTTACTCACACTGACATCGAATCAGTACTTGCAAAGACAACTAGGGAAACGATGGCAAACACTGCACAATACTGTGTATATCGCATTAGTACTCAGCCCCATTCATTACTATTGGTCTGTTAAATCAGGCATTATCGAACCGGCTATTTATATTGGCATTTCGATTTTACTGCTGGCACTTAGATGGAAGACATTCAAACGTTGGTTACCGCAAACGGCAACAAGGAAAAACGTCACCGCAAACTAA